One window from the genome of Desulfuromonadaceae bacterium encodes:
- the fabI gene encoding enoyl-ACP reductase FabI yields the protein MGLMDGKRGLILGVANELSIAWGVAQQLRAAGAELAFTYLNDSLEKRVRPLAESLDAKLILPCDVARDEDIEALFAELEKAWGKIDFVVHAVAFANREDLKHDFSQTSREGFRLALDISAYSMVAVTRCAVPLMNPGGGIVTMTYLGAARVIPDYNVMGVAKAALEASVRYLAAELGGKGIRVNAISAGPIKTLAASGIANFREKLRVGEERSPLRRSITQDEVGKATLYLLSDLSSGVTGEIHYVDGGFNVTA from the coding sequence ATGGGGTTGATGGACGGAAAGCGCGGACTGATTCTCGGTGTCGCGAATGAATTAAGTATAGCCTGGGGTGTTGCTCAACAACTGCGTGCGGCAGGGGCTGAGCTGGCATTCACTTATCTGAATGATTCTTTGGAAAAACGCGTTCGTCCTTTGGCGGAAAGCCTCGACGCGAAACTTATTTTACCCTGTGATGTCGCACGCGATGAAGATATTGAAGCTCTTTTCGCCGAGCTCGAAAAAGCCTGGGGAAAGATTGACTTCGTTGTTCACGCGGTGGCGTTTGCCAATCGTGAAGATCTGAAGCACGACTTCAGTCAGACCAGTCGTGAGGGATTCCGTCTGGCACTGGATATCAGTGCCTATTCGATGGTCGCGGTTACGCGTTGCGCCGTACCGTTGATGAATCCCGGTGGGGGTATCGTCACCATGACTTATCTGGGGGCGGCGCGTGTTATTCCTGATTACAATGTCATGGGGGTGGCCAAGGCGGCTCTGGAAGCTTCGGTACGTTATCTGGCGGCGGAGTTGGGGGGCAAAGGCATTCGGGTCAACGCGATTTCTGCCGGGCCGATCAAAACGCTGGCGGCTTCGGGGATTGCCAATTTCCGTGAAAAGTTGCGGGTCGGCGAGGAGCGTTCGCCGCTCCGTCGCAGTATTACCCAGGACGAAGTTGGCAAGGCAACGCTCTATCTGTTGTCAGATCTTTCCAGCGGGGTCACCGGCGAGATTCATTATGTTGACGGTGGTTTCAACGTGACGGCCTGA
- a CDS encoding DsbC family protein produces the protein MRLLAGFLIVWLWAVPGVAFQKDGCGAGSCVDCHSLEIKEAATLLEKGGVKVRSVEFAEVPGFWVVDATRGDQRFPLYIDFSKKYILAGNVIRLQDGKNITAEWMEDAKEADPPEKVTVDFSKISLDDALILGKKDAPVKVAVFTDPLCPYCKRLHEELSKVVAQDPAVAFYIKLFPLKMHGQVARNISIAASCQNSLALLEKGFDLGDLEQEARAEGLSDADKAGLTEKIRTIKELMLRNQCQTDVLERTAAQAAELGIRSTPTLVFPSGEVVPGAKPADRILEILGRAPAKGNKTK, from the coding sequence ATGAGGCTGTTAGCTGGGTTTTTAATCGTATGGCTGTGGGCTGTTCCCGGAGTTGCGTTCCAGAAGGATGGCTGTGGTGCGGGGAGTTGTGTGGATTGCCATTCTTTGGAAATTAAGGAAGCGGCTACCTTGCTTGAAAAAGGGGGCGTCAAGGTGCGCAGTGTGGAGTTCGCCGAAGTTCCCGGATTCTGGGTGGTCGATGCAACTCGTGGTGACCAGCGTTTCCCGTTGTATATCGATTTTTCGAAGAAATATATCCTGGCGGGGAATGTTATTCGGTTGCAGGATGGAAAAAATATTACCGCTGAGTGGATGGAAGATGCCAAGGAAGCTGATCCGCCGGAGAAGGTGACGGTTGATTTCTCAAAAATATCACTCGATGACGCGTTGATTCTGGGGAAGAAAGATGCTCCGGTCAAGGTTGCCGTTTTTACCGACCCCCTCTGTCCTTACTGCAAACGTCTTCATGAAGAGTTGAGCAAGGTTGTCGCCCAGGATCCCGCTGTCGCTTTCTATATCAAACTTTTTCCGTTAAAGATGCATGGTCAGGTTGCACGCAATATTTCCATCGCGGCATCTTGTCAGAATTCGCTGGCACTTCTTGAAAAGGGGTTTGATCTCGGAGATTTGGAGCAGGAGGCCAGGGCAGAAGGGTTGAGTGACGCGGACAAGGCCGGATTGACGGAGAAAATTCGCACCATCAAGGAGCTGATGCTGAGAAATCAATGTCAGACCGATGTGCTTGAACGAACCGCCGCCCAGGCCGCCGAGTTGGGTATTCGTTCGACACCGACGCTGGTATTTCCCAGTGGCGAAGTTGTCCCAGGGGCAAAGCCGGCTGACCGGATTCTTGAAATATTGGGGCGTGCTCCGGCCAAAGGAAACAAGACTAAATAA
- a CDS encoding MBL fold metallo-hydrolase, whose protein sequence is MLKILLLLCASLLFSLPPAAHAAYRVEDLGDGLYAALAIDGEGASSNAFFVVGESYVVAGGAHMTRAAIAGLLSIIPKITSKPLRYFVLPHHHRGFSYIDFDFPAGVDVIMTWQTREALRSEVRQPEYPILFFSEGLTLDLGRNSTVVITEVGRGHSEGDLLVYLPERKTLFTSDLLYVNSVGYLGDGYMREWITALEFIEQLQVKKIIPGHGPVSKAQAVTDFIKYFKSFLSKLLAAIEQGKPLEEIRQEFALPRYRQLEGYERFMEVNLERAYQQLQETLNN, encoded by the coding sequence ATGCTGAAAATACTTCTGCTCCTTTGTGCCAGTCTGCTCTTCAGCCTTCCACCGGCGGCCCACGCGGCGTACCGTGTCGAAGACCTGGGGGATGGGCTCTATGCGGCGCTTGCTATCGATGGCGAGGGGGCGAGCAGTAATGCCTTTTTTGTGGTGGGGGAGAGCTACGTCGTCGCCGGGGGCGCGCACATGACTCGCGCCGCGATTGCAGGATTACTCAGCATCATCCCCAAAATCACCTCCAAACCGTTGCGCTATTTCGTGCTGCCTCACCACCACCGGGGTTTTTCTTATATCGATTTTGACTTTCCCGCCGGGGTCGATGTGATCATGACCTGGCAGACGCGGGAGGCCTTGCGCAGCGAAGTGCGTCAGCCGGAATATCCGATCCTCTTTTTCAGTGAAGGGCTGACCCTCGACCTGGGCAGAAACTCGACCGTGGTGATCACCGAGGTGGGACGCGGCCACAGTGAAGGGGATCTGCTGGTCTATCTCCCCGAGAGGAAAACCCTCTTTACCAGTGACCTGCTCTACGTCAACAGCGTCGGCTACCTCGGCGACGGTTATATGCGTGAATGGATCACCGCGCTGGAATTCATCGAACAGTTGCAGGTGAAAAAAATCATTCCCGGACACGGCCCGGTCAGTAAAGCGCAGGCCGTGACCGATTTTATAAAATATTTCAAAAGTTTTCTTTCAAAACTGCTGGCAGCGATAGAACAGGGGAAACCCTTGGAAGAAATCCGTCAGGAATTTGCCCTGCCGCGCTACCGTCAACTCGAAGGGTATGAGCGCTTCATGGAAGTCAACCTGGAGCGCGCCTACCAACAACTGCAAGAGACCTTAAACAACTAA
- a CDS encoding cytochrome c3 family protein, with translation MLTLLFSFWQGQAWAEEETVCLQCHVAQPDALGEAVIAWRQSVHAVNGISCHDCHGGDPTDFAMAMSPERGFLGVPADSDIPAFCGKCHLGVADIYQDSAHGRALGKGGPQCVTCHDNHRVQLASHDLINERDCSRCHSYDRAAEIKQAVKEIDLGIIAANNDLAALKRIGIRTRPLEDKLFALRNDYHRLFHTVESEKVRKAATDYRSRLAAITAETTAVNARLDTRKIWGGAAVVLLIIAAVVLLQLKKSYATRTSGDD, from the coding sequence ATGTTGACCCTGTTGTTCAGCTTCTGGCAGGGGCAGGCGTGGGCCGAGGAGGAAACGGTCTGCTTGCAGTGCCACGTCGCGCAGCCTGATGCATTGGGGGAAGCGGTGATCGCCTGGCGGCAGAGTGTCCACGCCGTCAACGGGATTTCGTGCCATGACTGTCATGGTGGTGACCCCACCGATTTTGCCATGGCAATGAGTCCGGAGCGCGGTTTTCTCGGTGTCCCTGCCGACAGCGATATCCCGGCTTTTTGCGGGAAATGTCATCTTGGCGTTGCTGACATTTATCAGGACAGCGCACATGGCCGGGCGCTGGGAAAGGGTGGTCCGCAGTGTGTCACCTGTCATGACAATCATCGCGTGCAGTTGGCAAGTCACGATTTGATCAACGAGCGGGATTGCAGCCGTTGCCATAGCTATGATCGGGCGGCAGAGATCAAACAGGCGGTCAAGGAAATTGACCTCGGTATCATTGCGGCGAACAATGATCTGGCGGCGCTTAAGCGGATCGGGATCCGCACCAGGCCGTTAGAGGATAAACTGTTTGCGCTGCGCAACGATTATCATCGCCTCTTTCATACCGTTGAAAGTGAAAAAGTACGTAAAGCCGCGACCGATTATCGCTCTCGCCTCGCCGCAATAACGGCGGAGACCACAGCTGTCAATGCCCGACTTGACACCCGCAAGATCTGGGGAGGAGCGGCCGTGGTGCTATTGATCATCGCCGCAGTGGTGCTGCTGCAACTGAAGAAAAGCTACGCTACCCGTACCAGCGGCGACGATTAG
- a CDS encoding cytochrome bc complex cytochrome b subunit, with protein sequence MKKFLIDWLDERLAVRALLHDQLTGYLLPRTLTVWHTLGAVLLALFGLQLLTGILLLVYYIPSPETAFASVERIMNDVPFGWLIRTLHAVGSNIIVVALLLHMVSVAFMGSYKKPRELTWLSGFILFNLGLVLCLTGYLLPWSQLSFWATTVATDAAGAVPIVGAKLVEFLRGGPMVSGVTLGRFFALHVIVLPLALFGLIGFHLYSMRRTGIATPPFGADYQQPAAADIRLHEEHQGGIPFFPNFVVKDGAMIMFFLALLVMVSFFIPQLFFPPTTLEPADPFTTPEKIKPEWYFLWAYQTLKIFPSKLIGLGVQGVFMTFLALLPFIDVGVERRPARRPVFLTVYFLILLIFLALSIWGHLS encoded by the coding sequence ATGAAAAAATTCCTTATCGACTGGCTGGATGAGCGTCTTGCTGTGCGCGCACTGCTGCATGACCAGCTGACCGGTTATCTGCTTCCTCGCACCCTGACCGTCTGGCATACCCTCGGGGCGGTTCTGCTGGCACTCTTCGGGCTACAGCTTTTGACCGGGATTTTGCTGCTGGTGTATTATATCCCCAGCCCCGAAACGGCTTTTGCCAGCGTTGAGCGGATCATGAATGATGTTCCGTTCGGCTGGCTGATCCGCACCTTGCATGCGGTCGGTTCGAACATCATTGTTGTCGCGCTACTGCTGCACATGGTGTCCGTTGCTTTTATGGGGAGTTACAAAAAACCGCGTGAACTGACCTGGTTATCCGGGTTTATCCTGTTTAACCTCGGGCTGGTGCTGTGCCTGACCGGCTATCTCCTCCCCTGGAGTCAGTTGTCGTTCTGGGCGACGACGGTTGCCACCGATGCCGCCGGTGCGGTGCCGATAGTCGGTGCCAAACTGGTTGAATTTTTGCGCGGCGGGCCGATGGTCAGCGGGGTAACGCTGGGGCGTTTCTTTGCCCTGCATGTGATTGTCCTGCCGCTGGCCCTCTTTGGCCTGATCGGATTTCATCTTTACAGCATGCGCCGCACCGGCATCGCAACACCCCCGTTCGGAGCGGACTATCAGCAACCGGCTGCCGCCGATATTCGATTGCATGAAGAGCATCAAGGGGGGATCCCGTTCTTTCCCAACTTTGTGGTCAAGGATGGCGCAATGATCATGTTTTTTTTGGCGCTGCTCGTGATGGTGAGCTTCTTCATCCCGCAACTGTTTTTTCCCCCGACAACGCTGGAGCCTGCTGACCCCTTTACCACCCCGGAGAAGATCAAACCCGAGTGGTATTTCCTCTGGGCGTATCAGACGTTGAAGATCTTCCCCAGCAAATTGATCGGACTCGGTGTGCAGGGGGTATTTATGACATTTCTGGCGCTGTTGCCATTCATCGATGTTGGTGTTGAACGCCGTCCGGCGCGACGACCCGTCTTTTTAACCGTTTATTTTCTGATTTTGCTGATTTTTCTGGCGCTATCGATCTGGGGGCATCTCTCATGA
- a CDS encoding ubiquinol-cytochrome c reductase iron-sulfur subunit: MILGALGVALAALLGWPIFRFLLPPGGDGGGGAISLPRDIVAVGKAHFFDFKGRPAVLIAPSAGEYLALSAVCTHLGCIVKWVADQDEFLCPCHGGRFAPDGRVLGGPPPKALESYAVAVDGDQLLVSQKKVV, from the coding sequence ATGATATTGGGCGCGCTCGGTGTTGCGCTCGCAGCCCTGCTTGGCTGGCCGATTTTTCGTTTTTTGCTCCCCCCTGGCGGGGACGGCGGGGGCGGAGCGATCAGCCTCCCACGCGACATTGTCGCCGTCGGCAAAGCACACTTTTTCGATTTTAAGGGACGCCCTGCGGTGCTGATCGCACCGTCCGCTGGCGAGTATCTTGCGCTGTCCGCGGTGTGCACGCACCTTGGTTGTATTGTCAAGTGGGTCGCCGACCAGGATGAATTTCTTTGCCCGTGCCACGGCGGGCGCTTCGCGCCTGACGGTCGGGTGCTCGGCGGCCCGCCGCCGAAGGCGCTGGAAAGCTATGCGGTTGCGGTAGATGGCGACCAGTTGCTGGTTAGTCAGAAAAAGGTGGTCTGA
- a CDS encoding DUF1573 domain-containing protein: protein MSCRLLLLINFILCFALAAHAGAPRLEVSSPEFDFGQVYAGEQVEHLFQLSNQGDAALVIDRVRSSCGCTAALLSESTLAPGESAELKVRFDSTRFSYEVVKTVYLYSNDPQRPVVQLSLRGIVQPEITVVPRELDLDDLRPDVVREEVVIIENHGARTLRYSSVTATAAEVSATLDKAELGAGEQTTLRVRLSPGGGRDRLNAYVILTCAQSNCDLRVPVFGRVLAAHQ from the coding sequence ATGTCGTGTCGTTTGCTGTTACTCATCAATTTTATTCTTTGTTTTGCGTTGGCCGCGCATGCCGGAGCACCCCGGCTGGAGGTGTCTTCCCCGGAATTTGATTTTGGCCAGGTCTATGCCGGGGAACAGGTTGAACACCTTTTTCAACTCAGCAATCAGGGCGATGCTGCATTGGTCATCGATCGGGTACGCAGTTCGTGTGGTTGTACGGCGGCGCTGCTCAGTGAATCGACGCTTGCCCCTGGTGAGTCTGCCGAACTTAAGGTCCGCTTCGATTCCACCCGTTTTTCTTATGAAGTGGTCAAAACAGTTTATCTGTACAGCAACGATCCCCAACGACCGGTTGTGCAGTTGAGTTTGCGTGGTATCGTGCAGCCCGAGATTACGGTTGTCCCCCGCGAACTTGATCTCGATGATCTGCGTCCGGATGTTGTCCGTGAGGAAGTTGTGATCATTGAAAATCATGGCGCGCGCACTCTTCGTTATTCGTCAGTCACGGCGACCGCTGCGGAAGTTTCCGCAACCCTCGACAAAGCTGAACTGGGCGCCGGTGAACAAACCACCTTGCGGGTGCGACTGTCTCCGGGGGGGGGGCGTGATCGGTTGAACGCATATGTTATTCTCACCTGCGCCCAGAGCAATTGCGATCTGCGCGTACCGGTTTTCGGCCGTGTGCTGGCGGCGCATCAATAG